CTAAGCAATTTCCCCCTGATGCTTTTCCTAATCATCTGGTGTACAACACAGTATCATTTTTAcataaactttttttccttacaacttccacttttcttttacatattaaaatatagattaaaatttaaataaattcctTGAAAGTTCAGTTGAAAATCTTTGGCACTGCCACACCTGTATTTACAAATCACTGATGGATGCTTCAGtcacagtaaaataatttcttccatttACAATTCAGTCCTTAAAATATAACACCTCTACAATGTTGATGAGTCTCATGATGTTATGAATTTAAACAGcaagagaaatgtttttccaaTAGCACTATAAAGTGAAATTAAACATTGATTCCTTTCTTGCATTCAGCAGGAACCAGTCTCCAGCTCAGCTGTATAAATTGCAGTCCTCAGTTGTATGAACTTTTCTTCATACAGCTTGTTAAAAGgtataattttttcttcaaattttcaTTCTGTGTGCATTATCACCTTGAGAAAAGCCACTTGCTAcatatatttgttttaatttgggGGCTCATTCCAGGGCAAAGTGAAATCTTCTTAAACCTTCAGTTGATTCCTGGTTTTATTGATGGCGACCCTAGATTTTGGGTAGCTATGAAGAATTCTTTATCTGTCACTCCAGTCTCTAAAATTTTTATACATCAGTGAATCGAATATTGTAGCAAGATTTTTTCCATTCCACTGTGTTACAATACAGTGCCCTGTAAGACAGTTTCACCAATACAACATCCATCAAACCAGAGATCATGGTGTAGAGTGATGTTCAGCTGGGGCCATCTGCTGGTTGTGTTGATGATTTTTCATTGCCAGATCTGGAAAATCACTTTATATTTGTAATTCTATTGCAATTATAAAAATAACAGCATATATTATTCATCACCTACATACATGATGGCTTGTAtgtactttttatttatttttaagattaaaTATTCCGTGAACTTTATATGGCCTAattatgagaagaaaaaagaattattcTTGCTttcataaacaaaataaaaatggaggGGAGGAGGCGTAAAAAAGCTCTTACTTCTCAACAACAccaaaaagaaagcaaggaaTAAAGTAATATTAATGGTAAGATGTAAATGATTTAGTAAAGGAATATACATCTctttagcttttatttctgtgatgaaaaggataaataatttttattgtctTATTTGATGCATTGTAAGATTTCACCTTGAATTTGTATGTGTTGTTCTAAAATAGCTAGGATGCACCATGCTATTTAAAAAGACCAGTCAACTTTATGATAGTCTTCAAaggcttttattaaaaataaatgccaaaaaagtagcagatgaaaaaaatataaacgCTTTAAAACCAGAAGTTCTTCTCAATGAGCTACTGCTAACTACGAATAATCCAGACAATTCAAGTTGAAAGTGTGAGTGTATTTTTATAACTATGCTATTatgtatttattcatttattgtATGATAATACTGATAATTATTTGTGCTAGTGTCATCGAGTCTTATTTCTATTATTGCAAGACTCTATGCAACTTTTAACTGTGTTATCAGGTGCAGGAGAGAGCATTTTACAGATTTTGCAGGCTTAAGAGAGATCCTTTGCACCTATTAAATtagtatacatatatatttatgtatttatgcaaacaaaaacaaatatatacatattaaCCTTTTATGCTAATGCCATGGTTTATGTGACGAGGAGGTGTTTGGTCATAGGCTGGACTTGATGGTgtcaaaggtcttttccaacctagttcattctgtgattctgtgcctatacataaatatatgtgCATATTTGCAATGATTGTGTATACatctatatatgtatatgcatgCATGCACACCTATGTATCACACCAACATCTAAATTGTACTGCTTATAGTCTCAGTTAAACAAAATCCTCTGTTGGCTCTTAGCTGTACTGAGATTAAATATCTGCCATTATTCACATTTGCCCTCAGCAGGTCCATCAGCAGGACAGACTTCTAACAGGAGCTGTAAGTGGCAAGTAATTTTAtcaagaaatgcaaaatgcaatttaaaatgtataaaagGCAGATAAATAATAAGACTTCCAAGCATAAACAGGAAAGCGTAAACATATTGCATGTTTGGAGACCAGACAATGGGAGCTAGAACTAGGAAGAAAGACATCGCCACCATCATAAATGGAACTGGTAAAAACACctgtaaaagaaagaaaaaaaaatgggttaGGAAATAAACGAACCAACTGTGACTTTTCTGCCTCATTCATTAGAGTAACAATGTGTTCTTTGCCACAGTAGAGTTTCATTTCTCATGCTGCTAGAAATTCACCCAGGACAAGAGTCATCTGACTCAAATTGCCTATAAGAGaagaatcttttaaaaaatatttgtttaggCTCCTTCTTTTGTCAAGGGGGAGAGACAGGCAGTACTGGAAATCCATTTGTTCACAAATGATATTGTGGGTTCCTATAAGACACTCAGAGCTGGGTGCCTGGAAGCCTTCACAATGAGCATACACTTCTAACCCAGCTTTCTGACTGCTGGAGTAAGAGGAAATTCAACCTATCCTTAATGCCTGTGATTGTGTCAGGGAAGATGGGAGCAGAACAAAGTTCAATGAACTGAATGGCAATGGGCCTATACTGTTCAGCGCTCCACACTGGTATGGTTCCACATTGTTTGCACATCTACCCCATTCTGCAAAGAACTATCTCATGTGTGCAAGTTCTCTGGGGCAGAGACCATCTGTTTGTTTATCTTTTTATAGTGAAGCAAAATTTTCAAATAAGGCTCTAAGCATTGAgtttattatttgtatttttgtgaCTTTCCACTTTGCATTTGCACTTCTTCTATAATTTTTGCATGCAATCCAGGactcaaaaaaaatttataaaaatattttaactaagATCCATTTACTTTGTATGGTCGATGTAGATGAGGCTCCCGGTATCGAAGTACAATCAGGCTTGCACAAGTCAATCCAGTCATAAGCCAGGCAGAAAATCCAAAGTAATTTGTTAACATAATAAGGTCGGAGGGGATGATAAAAATGGATGCAATGGTGGTTGAAAAAATCATGGCTGGTGCTGGAGTATAGGAGTGGACATTAAGCATGGATATTAAAAGAGGCAAATGTCCTGACTGACTTCCAGCATAGCTTAATCGACCGAGTGTGAACATGCTGCAGTTGAGGGCACCAAATATTGAGACAGCAACAGAGAGAGGAATGATCCAGGACACAGAGGGGATCACTCGATCAGCCCAAGTGACTGCCACAGCAACTGCAAGAAAGTAAAGAATTAGTGTAGTACAAATACCATGTTCTGAATAACTGACAGACTCAACAGGAACAAAACTTAAAATACAACAAGCACTATTTaccagcagtgcctgctttTTTGTTGCAGTAGTCAAACACTAATCCAATGTTAAGGGTATTTCATTCAGGAGCTAAACATTTCCTGGGAAGAAAACAGCAAGCAGGAGTGCTGCCTGCCAGAGCAAGCCAGGGAAACCTGCTGGGGCCAATACCACAGTCATGGACTGCCCAGCAGGAGTGAGCCACATCTCATGTCATGCATAACAAACAcgcacacacacctgggcaagaaaagaaaattaactccttGGTCCCTGGCATGACCACAGTGGTGACACAATCTGCTGTTACAGGAAACTGCCAACAGGAGAACATCTATGTTCAGAGATGAATCAACAAATGTGCTATTAGTGAGATTTTGCTTTGGGTGGAACTGAGAAATGTGGAAGATTGTTTCTAAACAAGAGATATTCAATATTGCTTGGAAATTAGCTATACCTGATATTGTAGTGACAACAATATTTAGTGGGTCAGTAACCAAATGAGGAACATAGTTCTTGCAGTGTCCTGTGCAGCATAGGAAGTTATTAGAGATGGGGAAAACAGAGCTCcccacctcaaaaaaaaaaagaaaaagaagcagtgaAGGAACAAGAAACGTTTGAAAAAGTGCTATAATTTTAAGGTTATCTTCTCAGCTGGCATAGATAAACACAGTTCCCCTGGTATGCCAGCTGGCAACTGCTACTCATGGATAGTCTGGTATTTGCTGCCTCCTTCATTGTAGCATACAAATGATCCATCTCTCCCAGCAGACAGCCTGACACTGGCTGAGCGATAATATGAGATTACTGAGTGACAGGTACACTGTTCTCATTTATATTAGTGAGCTTtattcataggaaaaaaaaaaagattgatcCATCCAAATGAGGTATGGTTTTTGTCAGGCCTGTAGGCAAGGTCTGACAGCTCAGTGTCATTACAGTGGgatttaaaatgtgctgcttgGATAATCAAGGAGAAATACAGTTCCCTTTGGAGCTTTACATGGCCAGCTTACTGGCACAGAATCTGAGACAGGGTTTATACACACTGGATTTTGCATAGGCTCTTCTGAGAAGTCACAGTATATATCATGAATAATACACACCCAAAATGGCTACATTTTTGTGTCCATAGTCTTTTCTATACTCCTGAACATGTTAGACTTGTCCACCTCCTAAAGAGTAATGGCTTTAGTCTAAGACTCAATGAGTTTGAGAAAGAAGGAGGAGATAGGATTAAAACTATAGGAAAACAAAGATCATCTCTATACTTAGGACCTGACTTTCACCTTATTTTCCAGGTTTTCATACACTTCTGGTTTCTTTTTAGACAGTGTAGGAAAAAGCCAACCATTTCAAAAATCTGCCTGCATTCATCCAATTTGTGTCATAAAGTAAAAGAAGAATTCtctgttaaaagaaaataaacccaaatttCTGGACTGTGAAGTTAGATGAGCAGAAGTAACCTAGGGCATTGACATCAGATGGATATGTCAATGGGCCAGCtctttttaattagaaaaatatgaaatacatACCTGAGGAGACAATTTCCTTAGGTGTGAGGACAGTCAGATATGAGATGTTCACtagtaaataaaaaacaattactgcaggaacagcagtcATCACAGTTAAGGGGATATTTCTGCTGGGGCGTTTCATCTCctctgaaaaatacaatttaaaacaacaaatgATGCATGTAGTGTAGCTTCTGCAAGTGTTTTTCAGTGGTGAAGCTGTGCAGAGTTTGACAAGACTGATGCCAAAGTCCTGCCCCAATCACTAATCATGGCTGCTAAATTCTCTGCTTGTGAAGTCCTACAGTGGTTCTCAAACAGGGCAATATCAAAGATTctcaaacaatatttttttacttaGCTATTTTTAACTATTTTGGAAGAAGGGCTGAATGAAGAGCTGATTGATtcacaaaatgagaaaataagtGATAATTTCCCTTTGATTTGATTAATCACATATTTGACTTACATTAGAAAAGTGATTTGGTAGAAAATTTTCAAGTAGCCTTACTTGACAATCATTAGCTTAAACATGAAACTCTTTAAGTCACATTATTTATTCTTATATCACCTCATGAATCCTGATCTGAAACTTATTGAGCATATTTGCCTATTCCTACTCAAAacctttctctttgctttttatatAAGAATTAACAGAAAAGACCAAAGGTATAGACATAAGAGCAATAAAGCAGTAGCTttaaaggggggggggggggggggcattCCTGGATGGATTTTGATGATTATTATCTTTTCCAGGGCAAAGATGGTATACGAAAACTTTTCAGTTCTAAGCCTGAGAGCTTAGAACTACTCTtaccaaacaagaaaaaaaacaaattttgaaGGTGTATAActcaggcactggcacacaTTCCTGGGCATGTCATAGTCCCAGCAAAAGATGGAGCTGGTTTCCAGAAGTTTAATCTCAATAACCATCATCTCAATCAAAAAGGTTcgttttcatttctttcactcCTTCCTCTTGTTCCCTCACCCCTTCCCACTTTCCTCAGCATTTACAGACAATTTCCTGAGTACTACCAGCAAATAATTGATAAGAGGGAAGAAGTGAATAGTCAGATGTGCAGCTTATCTAAACACCTTTTAAGAGACAGAAATCCGTTTCCTCTTTCACATTTGATTTCTATCTCCTGCTCAGGACATCAGCCTTGAGCCATGATTCCTGTACTGACTGTAGTGCACAAAGACAAGACTGAAGGACAACAACAGTGGAATTTAGATACCATCAGAGAATTTGGAATTTCAGATATAACAAATACACTTAGTAATTTTGGGCTTGGAAGAGGATAATCGCCAAAATTGccaatttaaatttatttttccatttgttttgttACTTATTGCAGTCTTGCCAGACAGCTGGCACCCGATCCATCAGCTGAAGTTCACAGAAATGAAGTTATTGTTGAAGCACAGGGAAACTCAGTTCAGTTCAGAAGTATTGCATAGGTTACATCTGTCTCaacagctgtgctgcccagTGTATGGCGTTTATTAGTACTGCTAACTTATCAGAATAAATCAGTATTTTACCAGAAGTCTGGTATTTTCTCAGGCTTACAAAGCCAAGTACTTGTCTTAAATGAATACCTAAGGTTTCAAAACTATACTTTCCtgatttatataattttttttaaatggcagcCTATTTTTAAAGCTGGAGTACCTGGATTATAAAGACAACAGTCAGGTTTTTAAACATTAACCAAATTTTCACACTATCCTCACCACTGAACTTTGTGGTATGCATTTAACACATTCcgtttatttaatattttacatgACAGAGGTCAATGGATACAAATGGTTAAAGATATAACAGCAATATCCACTTGCTTACGATGTAATTCCATGAATCTGATTATACTATAAAACTCTATTGATTTAACTTGTGATGTGAATACTAACATTATGAACATCATCTCTgtagttttcaggaaaaatagcTCATTTATTACTGCCACATATCAGCAGATACAGAATAGGGAAGTAAACAGATAGTCAAAAATCTTTTGAATGTTAAAATTGAGtaaaaattctgggaaaaaaatctatgccACCTTCCACAGACCTCTCTTTACCCTCTATTGGACTTCAAAAGTCTATCTTCCCAGGAAAATATATCCCATAAAATTACTACATTCTAACAAAACTCAAAATTCATTTGACCATGTTCAAACCAGCTGCATAACCTCAGATAAGGCACAGacatttaaatagaaattaCCTATGCACACGTAGTTTGGCATGGATAACTTGATACTTTCCTAAAAATACACTGACATGGACACTGGGAAAGACAAAATGCAAATGTTTCAGGTatgaaaaattctgtttatgCATGAGATTTAAAATTAACTATTATTATTTCTCTTGTAATTTCCTAAAAATGTCAGCTTGATTCTGCacaaaaagcaggaattttccCTAGAGAGGAACGACGCCTCTTCTACCAGCCCCACCAAACACTCATGTAAAATTAGAAGGACTCTGTGGTCTTCAAACAGAGACAAGTTCTCCCAAAACAAGCTGAGGAACACAAGAATGAGAAGTGCAGAACTAAATCTGAAGAAGAGGAGTAGAATACCTGCCATGTAGTTGAGGGACCACCAGCCGCCGTACGCGTACAGCCCCTGGAAGAAAGCTTCGGCAACCTGAGAAGCATTGGGGATCTCTGAGCCAAACATGTCCTCAAACCTGGCCAGACTCTCCTTTTGCCTGGTAACAAGGAGAACGATGCCACCGACAGCAATCACAGACAAGGCCATCATCTTCAGCAAAGTGAAAACTGTCTGCACCCATGCAGACATTTTGACGCTAAGCCCATTCAAAATTCCCAGGGACCAGAGAACGGCCAAGGCCAAGCACTTCTTCAGCACATCTGGTACAGGACAAATGCCATAGAAAGGCTGTGTGGCATATTCAGCAAACAGCAAGGCTCGAGCAGCATTTGATGCTGGCTTGGTGAACGTTGATGTCCAGATAAACACGAAGGCGGGTAGGGATCCAAGGCCTCTTTTAATGTGGCTGTATTCTcctccagagaagggcagagcGGTTCCCAGCTCCGCATAGCAGAGGGCACCCATCAGAGAAACCAGCCCAGATGCGGTCCAGATTGTTAGTGCAACGCCAACATTGAGTAAGGAATGTTTTAACACCCCTGTGGGAGACACGaagatccctgctccaacaatTGATCCTATAATAAAACTTACCCCGTCAAAATAACCTATATTTCTTTTGAGTTGCATcttggcttttccttttctttgctcATCTTTGAGgtcattgttttcttcttttctcatttttttcatttttttttttctccacagcagATTTCACTTTGTTGTTAGCAGTCTGTCATAGCCCTACTTGCTAGTGAAATGTTATGGGAAGCTCAGCTTAATCATTCAGAAAAGAGAGCATACTTTGGGTTTTGATGTCTCCTGTGTGAAGATAATTAACCAAATACTTCAAGAAACACTGGCAAATCATGTACATGTTGGTTTAATATGTACTTCAAAAATTATTAAGGTTTGcaggtatttttaaagaaaacaacaataaaattaATGCATGGCAAATGCTCATTTCTCAGATAATTTCCATCAacagatttcattttgttttatgtACATCTTCAAAGACAACCACAGATGTGAGTAAACGTGACTTCTACATCAACCCTAGGGAAAGAGGAAGGATATGGCAACATGAGGAAAGAAATCAAACTTCCATATATTATTGACAGTGACATGGACATTAGATGAACAGCCTGCCACTGTTTTTCTGCCATCTATACAGAAAAAGGACAGTAATAACCAATGATCACCAGTATGCTTTGCCAAAATCTCATCAGTCACTGGGTATATTGGAGCTTGTTTATACTTCACTCATTAAACACTGCCCTAGAAAGAAAACTACCAGTTTTATTCCCAGTTTTTATCTGAGCATTCATTGTTAGACTAGTACTCAAGCATGTCCTAAGATGGCATTAATCTTCAGACACCGCTGTGAGGGAGGGAAAGAAGCTGTAtcataattttcatttctgcacGGGAGCTGTGGAACAGAAAGAGGAAGGCTGGAAGTTCCCACCAGTGTGGCATGTGTCTTACAAGGCGTGTCTGCTGATTTTTCTACATACTTATCAATCTGTTGTGTATTTTGTATTAGGAGCTTCTCTTCAATCAGATGTGGAGATACCATAAACAAATTACTTTTGTagcaaaaatgaattttttttttttaaagatgtcaAGAAAAATgggcagaaagaagaaaactaaCTGAAAAGAAGCTTGGCATGGACCCTGAGAGTTGGGTAGGCGCCCAAACTCATAACTGCAAAgctcttatttttttcagtcaagTTGCAGAACCAGTTTTGTCCTGCAGGTCAAAGCTCAGGAGTGCAGTGAACAAAACTCGTGCTTTTACAGAGGCCAACTTGAAAGACACAGTAGTTCACACCAGTCTTGAACAGCAGGATTTCCActcaaatacaaaataaattaatctgaaaattaatttatataataTGCCATCATGTAAGAAAACTTTGGCTAAAATAGACACGTGCACAGACTGTTCTTTTAATTGTTTCCATGACCTCAAGTGGGCTTCCTTCACCACACAGAAGCTTTGCAGCATGGTCAGTGACAGAATCtacagccccagagcagcctctaATCATAAGaaaattcttccattttctccAAAGCCCTGCAGTACTCTCTACTTTCACCTTACAGACTACAAAAATTGTAGTTCTACAAGAAGCACACATCTACTTACTAAAACTTGCATacattttaaattgcatttattaATTTCATAAATTGTAATATGTATTTAAGTATGCATTTACCATGAATTATTAAAAttcataataattaaaatattgattaTCTAGTATTCATGATTGGGAAATTCAGCATGCCATATGTTTTACATGGCTAAAATAAgtaattagttttattttctgagtcTCCTTCTCTTTGAATGCACACATATTATTTGATATCCTGCAATCTTCCAACTCCCTGTATTCTGCCATGTACAGCTCGATTTGGATCGCTATCTTAGAACAAATCAATTTTACACTCAATGGAATCCTAAAATACAGATGCAACTTTTTTCACTGATCATCCTAGCTTGTGATTTCTAGTACAAGAAAGGCATTCACAGAATCTCCCAAACAGCATACTAGTAAGGATTTTTTACTTCTGACAAAGCTGCCTAATGTCAGAAAAACATCACTGACATTATCCCTTGGTGGTTGGGCACGGGATCAGGCTCCCCAGGTAGGTGGTCACAGTTCCAGGCCCGGGAGAGTTgcacagtgctctcaggcacacgGTGCGGCTCCTGGGGATGGCCATCCATGATCCCTGTGTGTTCCTTCCgtctcaggatattctgtgattctgtgacactCTTAACATTGGGTGAGTTCTAAAAAACACTACAGGCTCCCGCGCGTCCCCTCCAGAAGGGCGAAGCCGGTCCGGTTTCTAAACCCGGCCCTTTCCTGGGCCCATGGCAGGAAGCTGCGGGGAGTGGCAGGAGAGCGGCGGCAACCGGCAGGAGAGCGGGAGGAGAGCGGCAGGAGAGCGGCAGGGAGCGCAGCGGAGGCACGGAGCTCGTCCCCCGCTGCCCCGCGGGCTCAGGCAGCGCCGCCTCCCCGCGGCCGCGCCTGCCCCGGCGGGAGCGGGACGCGGCCGGAGcggagcgcggcggcggcggggccgtgaGGCGGCGCCGTGAGGCGTTTTGTCCCGGCCTAAGGCGGGCATTGCTGCCGTGGGAGACGACGGAGCATTGAAGCGAGATGCGGTCAGCGCGGGGGCCCGGCGGGACTGCGGGGATCCCCGGCGAGCTCAGCCTCATGGATAAGGGCGTTAAGAGGTGAGTGCGGACGGGCCGGGGAGAGGGGCGGTCGCGGCGCCGGGCCGAGCTGCCGGCTGACGGTGGGCTCCTCTCTCCGCAGCCTGAGGGATGTGTCCCTGAGTTCGGACCTGCACACGCTCAACGCCCACTGTAACCTCATCGCCAGGATCCAAGGGCTCGACCACCTCCGGAATCTGCAGCACTTGGATCTGTCATCAAACCAGATTAGCCGCATCGAGGGGCTCGGTTCCCTGGCCAAGCTACGCACCCTGAGCTTGTCCTGCAACCTGCTAACCAAAGTGGAGGGTCTGCAATGTTTATCTCTGTCCATTTAGCAACTTACTAAGGTTTTCTGAGAGTCGTTTTAATGTTTACTTCCGGAATGTTTGCATATAATTAAGGTTATACCGAGTTAGTATGCATTAGTATACTAACCATTTtataaagtaaattttaagaTGAGTATGTATAGTCTTCATAAGCCTTATCATAGCAAAATGCcttaatttagaagaaaaacatgATTTTTATAATATGATTATAGTCATAATTCGTAGTTAGGATCTTTAAAGGTTCACTTTGCAAGTTTTGAATTTGATGAAAGCAGAGCATTCTTCTGAAAATCCtactgtttatatttttttcccctcattttgtTTAGGACTGGAAAAACTCTTTAATTTAACTATGGTGAACTTGTCATATAATCGCATAA
This Haemorhous mexicanus isolate bHaeMex1 chromosome 1, bHaeMex1.pri, whole genome shotgun sequence DNA region includes the following protein-coding sequences:
- the SLC7A13 gene encoding solute carrier family 7 member 13 — its product is MKKMRKEENNDLKDEQRKGKAKMQLKRNIGYFDGVSFIIGSIVGAGIFVSPTGVLKHSLLNVGVALTIWTASGLVSLMGALCYAELGTALPFSGGEYSHIKRGLGSLPAFVFIWTSTFTKPASNAARALLFAEYATQPFYGICPVPDVLKKCLALAVLWSLGILNGLSVKMSAWVQTVFTLLKMMALSVIAVGGIVLLVTRQKESLARFEDMFGSEIPNASQVAEAFFQGLYAYGGWWSLNYMAEEMKRPSRNIPLTVMTAVPAVIVFYLLVNISYLTVLTPKEIVSSVAVAVTWADRVIPSVSWIIPLSVAVSIFGALNCSMFTLGRLSYAGSQSGHLPLLISMLNVHSYTPAPAMIFSTTIASIFIIPSDLIMLTNYFGFSAWLMTGLTCASLIVLRYREPHLHRPYKVFLPVPFMMVAMSFFLVLAPIVWSPNMQYVYAFLFMLGSLIIYLPFIHFKLHFAFLDKITCHLQLLLEVCPADGPAEGKCE